One Edaphobacter lichenicola DNA window includes the following coding sequences:
- a CDS encoding catalase family peroxidase has translation MVQSPASPKAFRLWPFVFIALVVGIAAIGFAYTAGWLSPQRLTPKKLVAGLAPPGGPALGYRRNHAKGICFTGTFEANGEGSALSKAPVFVRGQYPIVGRFNLATPNPNAEDAMVRVRGLGILITTPDGQQWRSAMINAPIFPVSNPQAFYDLLTASASKDPDAMKNFIAANPGFLTFLPWAKSDQWTESYAEEPYNSLNSFLFVDESGAKHAIRWSLIPAAQPVSISPADLAKRGPDYLEQEITQRVAAGPQHWNLVVTVANPGDPTADPNKAWPADRRTINVGTMTVQQIEPERDGPCRDINYDPTVLPTGITTSDDPFPAARSAAYSRSYNSRTAEEADYPRTATGAKQ, from the coding sequence ATGGTCCAGTCTCCTGCATCACCGAAGGCTTTTCGTCTTTGGCCGTTCGTATTCATTGCTCTGGTGGTGGGCATCGCCGCGATTGGTTTCGCATACACGGCTGGATGGCTATCCCCGCAGAGGCTGACGCCAAAAAAATTGGTAGCGGGGTTGGCGCCTCCGGGCGGCCCGGCATTGGGTTATCGCCGCAACCACGCCAAAGGCATCTGCTTCACCGGAACGTTTGAGGCAAACGGCGAAGGTTCGGCACTCTCCAAGGCGCCGGTTTTCGTTCGGGGCCAATATCCGATTGTGGGACGGTTCAACCTTGCCACTCCGAATCCGAATGCTGAGGACGCAATGGTGCGTGTGCGCGGCCTCGGCATCCTCATCACCACGCCGGATGGGCAGCAGTGGCGCAGTGCCATGATCAACGCGCCGATCTTTCCCGTTTCAAATCCGCAGGCCTTTTACGACCTCCTGACTGCCTCCGCAAGCAAGGACCCCGATGCGATGAAGAACTTCATTGCCGCAAATCCGGGGTTCCTTACATTTCTCCCCTGGGCCAAGAGTGACCAATGGACCGAGAGCTATGCGGAGGAGCCTTACAACAGTCTCAACTCTTTTCTGTTCGTCGATGAGTCCGGAGCGAAGCATGCGATCCGCTGGTCGTTGATCCCAGCGGCGCAACCTGTTTCTATTTCGCCAGCGGATCTGGCCAAGCGCGGTCCCGACTATCTCGAGCAGGAGATCACGCAGCGTGTGGCCGCGGGCCCTCAGCACTGGAACCTCGTGGTCACCGTCGCCAACCCCGGCGACCCAACTGCGGACCCCAACAAGGCGTGGCCAGCTGATCGCCGTACGATCAACGTTGGCACAATGACGGTACAGCAGATCGAACCAGAGCGCGACGGCCCGTGCCGCGACATCAACTATGACCCGACGGTACTGCCGACCGGAATCACTACGTCGGATGACCCATTCCCCGCCGCCCGCTCGGCAGCGTACTCCCGGTCGTACAACAGCCGTACAGCCGAAGAGGCGGACTACCCGCGTACCGCGACAGGAGCCAAGCAATGA
- the cobG gene encoding precorrin-3B synthase: protein MMRVGESFCPGILHAVQAKDGLLTRIRVPGGMITPSQLAAVAELSTSFADGQVEITSRSNLQLRAIQKKDLNSLVQGLHSAGFLPSPEHDRVRNIVTSPFAGLGFGEILDTRPFVQELDRRLIADQGMAGLPPKFSFAIDGGGDWFARDSDDLTLRVVNVDDTHLFHFIIGDTFSGFCVRVDEALDCILEAAKICLNISKEFEMPARGRKIASVPHAMGRLLEGVSSFLVACPSPDRSTLVAHMPVGVYATQRSDFASLVPLVPLGRLTAEQLQCVAVIAKECDGDIRLAPWRGIVLGSVTERSISQITALLEAKGVSFDGKDGYRGIAACAGSTGCDASLTDVRRDASLLARRLAGRNTKPGWTVNISGCEKQCAMRNGATAELIASSFGYDLRIDGQFIASNCSLESVMNKVAACQAEMPIEVFS, encoded by the coding sequence ATGATGAGAGTTGGAGAGAGTTTCTGCCCTGGAATTCTTCACGCCGTCCAGGCGAAAGACGGTCTACTCACTCGGATAAGAGTGCCGGGAGGGATGATCACCCCCAGCCAACTCGCCGCTGTGGCCGAACTCTCAACCTCGTTCGCTGACGGGCAAGTCGAAATTACTTCACGTTCCAACCTGCAACTGCGGGCTATTCAAAAGAAAGATCTGAATTCCTTGGTTCAAGGGTTGCACTCGGCTGGCTTTCTTCCTTCACCAGAACACGACCGAGTCCGCAATATAGTGACAAGCCCCTTCGCCGGGTTAGGCTTCGGCGAGATTTTGGATACACGGCCATTCGTTCAGGAATTAGATCGTCGCCTCATCGCAGATCAGGGGATGGCTGGTCTACCACCCAAGTTTAGTTTTGCCATCGATGGCGGAGGAGATTGGTTTGCTCGCGATAGCGATGATCTAACCTTGCGAGTAGTGAACGTAGATGACACGCATTTGTTTCATTTCATCATTGGAGACACCTTCTCCGGCTTCTGCGTAAGGGTAGATGAGGCCCTGGACTGCATACTCGAGGCCGCAAAGATATGTCTCAATATCTCAAAAGAATTCGAGATGCCAGCGAGGGGAAGGAAGATTGCGTCAGTACCTCATGCGATGGGTCGATTACTTGAGGGGGTATCGAGTTTTCTTGTGGCTTGTCCTTCTCCCGACCGTTCAACCCTCGTTGCCCATATGCCCGTAGGAGTCTATGCAACTCAGCGATCCGATTTCGCAAGCTTGGTTCCCTTGGTTCCTCTCGGACGACTAACCGCAGAGCAGTTGCAGTGTGTAGCCGTAATCGCGAAAGAATGCGATGGAGATATCCGGTTGGCTCCATGGCGGGGTATCGTGCTCGGATCTGTTACTGAACGTTCGATTAGTCAGATTACTGCGCTGCTTGAGGCTAAAGGTGTGTCGTTTGACGGCAAAGATGGGTATCGCGGGATCGCCGCATGCGCGGGGAGTACCGGTTGTGATGCCTCTTTGACTGACGTGAGACGCGATGCGTCTTTGTTGGCACGCCGGCTGGCCGGCCGCAACACAAAACCTGGCTGGACGGTCAACATTTCAGGATGTGAAAAACAATGCGCGATGCGAAATGGTGCGACTGCCGAGTTGATAGCAAGTTCCTTTGGTTACGATTTGCGGATCGATGGGCAATTTATTGCGTCAAACTGTTCGCTTGAATCTGTGATGAACAAGGTGGCTGCATGTCAGGCGGAGATGCCGATTGAGGTTTTTTCGTGA
- the ispG gene encoding flavodoxin-dependent (E)-4-hydroxy-3-methylbut-2-enyl-diphosphate synthase yields the protein MPEIQRRRAVTVNIGGVRVGSDSPVVVQSMTNTDTADVDSSVQQIAALARAGSEMVRVTVNNDEAAKAVPAIVEELAKKGWSTPIIGDFHYNGHLLLRKYPETAKALAKYRINPGNVSIGRKDDDNFRTMVEVAVEHQKPVRIGVNWGSLDQALLTKMMDENSKSANPLPARDVMMEAMVVSALDNAAAAERYGLRRDQIILSAKVSGVRDLIDVYTELAKRCDYALHLGLTEAGMGMKGVVASAAGLAPLLLSGVGDTIRVSLTPTPGGDRSEEVRCGQQILQSLGIRSFMPQVTSCPGCGRTTSTYFQELAERIQGYLVASMPAWKKQYPGVEELKLAVMGCIVNGPGESKHANIGISLPGTFEEPKAPVYVDGKLFTTLKGDRIVEEFQVILDEYVEKRYGRVLVEV from the coding sequence ATGCCTGAGATACAGCGTCGACGTGCGGTAACGGTGAACATTGGTGGGGTTCGGGTTGGGTCGGATTCACCGGTGGTGGTGCAGTCGATGACCAATACAGACACGGCTGACGTTGACAGCTCGGTGCAGCAGATTGCGGCGCTGGCTCGCGCCGGCTCGGAGATGGTGCGCGTGACGGTCAACAACGACGAGGCGGCGAAGGCTGTTCCGGCGATCGTCGAGGAGCTGGCGAAGAAGGGCTGGTCGACCCCGATCATTGGGGACTTTCACTACAACGGCCATCTGCTGCTGAGGAAGTATCCCGAGACGGCCAAGGCGCTGGCGAAGTACAGGATCAATCCGGGTAATGTATCGATCGGGCGGAAGGATGACGACAACTTCCGGACGATGGTTGAGGTTGCGGTGGAGCATCAGAAGCCGGTTCGGATCGGCGTGAACTGGGGTTCGCTCGATCAGGCGCTGCTGACGAAGATGATGGACGAAAATTCGAAGTCGGCCAATCCCCTGCCCGCTCGCGACGTGATGATGGAGGCGATGGTGGTGTCGGCTCTCGATAACGCGGCTGCTGCAGAGCGATATGGGCTGCGGCGGGATCAGATTATTTTGAGTGCGAAGGTCTCGGGAGTGCGGGATCTGATCGATGTTTATACCGAGTTGGCCAAGCGTTGCGACTATGCGCTGCACCTTGGGCTGACCGAGGCGGGCATGGGGATGAAGGGCGTGGTGGCTTCGGCTGCGGGTCTGGCTCCTTTGCTGCTCTCTGGGGTCGGGGATACGATCCGGGTTAGTTTGACTCCTACTCCCGGTGGGGACCGGTCGGAGGAGGTGCGGTGCGGACAGCAGATTCTGCAGTCGCTTGGCATTCGCAGCTTTATGCCGCAGGTGACCAGTTGCCCGGGGTGCGGTCGGACGACTTCGACCTACTTCCAGGAGCTGGCGGAGCGGATTCAGGGCTACCTTGTGGCCTCGATGCCGGCGTGGAAGAAGCAGTATCCGGGAGTCGAAGAGTTGAAGTTAGCCGTGATGGGCTGCATTGTGAACGGTCCTGGTGAGTCGAAGCACGCCAACATCGGAATCTCGCTGCCGGGTACGTTTGAGGAGCCTAAAGCTCCGGTTTATGTGGACGGCAAGCTGTTCACCACGTTGAAGGGTGATCGGATCGTCGAGGAGTTTCAGGTGATTCTCGATGAGTACGTCGAGAAGCGTTATGGCCGGGTTCTGGTCGAGGTCTAA
- a CDS encoding cytochrome b, with product MTTTRTRFTAPQRLLHWLMAICILSMLFIGVGMVSTITTRYLTLVQIHKPLGIAILVLALIRLTLRIIYGAPSLPADLPEPIKLAAISSQYIFYVLMIAMPLIGWAMLSAAAYPVVLFGSVHLPSILPVSPSLHTLLWRAHHYLAFAFFAFILMHVAAILFHKLVRNDGVFEAMAPVLTQDQRERIDRLE from the coding sequence ATGACAACAACCCGCACTCGCTTCACCGCGCCGCAGCGATTACTTCACTGGCTCATGGCAATTTGCATTCTGTCCATGCTGTTTATCGGTGTGGGTATGGTCTCGACCATTACCACCAGGTACCTTACATTGGTCCAGATTCATAAGCCGCTCGGTATAGCCATCCTGGTGCTGGCACTTATTCGTCTCACGCTACGGATCATCTACGGTGCGCCCTCACTACCCGCCGATCTGCCAGAGCCGATAAAGCTGGCTGCGATCTCGTCGCAGTACATCTTCTACGTGCTGATGATCGCAATGCCGCTGATCGGCTGGGCTATGTTGTCCGCTGCGGCCTATCCCGTGGTGCTCTTCGGCAGTGTTCATCTGCCATCGATCCTGCCTGTAAGTCCCAGCCTGCATACGCTGCTATGGCGTGCACATCACTACCTGGCCTTTGCCTTCTTTGCATTCATCTTGATGCATGTCGCCGCAATTCTCTTTCATAAGCTGGTCAGAAACGACGGTGTGTTTGAAGCAATGGCGCCGGTGCTCACACAGGACCAGCGTGAGCGAATCGATCGACTGGAGTAG
- the cbiE gene encoding precorrin-6y C5,15-methyltransferase (decarboxylating) subunit CbiE, whose translation MPFPEIEAARSDVMEHWLSIVGIGEDGWNGLSPAAKQAVESAEFLYGGVRHLAYVPTVRAAQIAWPSPMAPAVHEILTSHRGRSRVSVLASGDPMLFGVGVTLTRELAPAEFLVIPQVSAFSLACARLGWAISETVLVSLVNRPIEQMHRYLNPDQRLVLFSEDGTTPTAVAQFLTDSGYGSSQFTVFEYLGGSAERRRDDRANIWSVKQCGDLNLIAVVCVADSQTRPLPIVPGLSDDFYVTDGQLTKREVRAATLARLAPLPGEQLWDVGAGTGTVGIEWMRSHPSCSCIAFEEREDRAARILINAKRLGVPTLKVIKGSVPSTLNGLQPPDAIFIGGGIGRDGLFQACWDKLTKGGRIVANAVTIESEIAVATWQRLYGGELVRILVARAEPVGGVLGWRHLMPITQWSVAKS comes from the coding sequence ATGCCGTTTCCTGAAATTGAAGCTGCAAGATCGGATGTTATGGAGCATTGGTTATCGATCGTTGGTATCGGCGAAGATGGCTGGAATGGCCTCAGCCCGGCAGCGAAGCAAGCTGTAGAGTCTGCGGAGTTTCTTTACGGTGGCGTTCGCCATCTTGCCTATGTTCCAACGGTTCGTGCTGCCCAGATAGCGTGGCCATCGCCCATGGCCCCGGCTGTGCACGAGATTCTGACAAGCCATCGAGGGCGGAGTAGGGTTTCAGTTTTAGCCAGTGGCGATCCGATGCTCTTTGGCGTTGGTGTGACGCTCACTCGCGAGTTAGCCCCCGCCGAATTTCTTGTTATACCGCAGGTCTCCGCGTTCTCCCTTGCGTGTGCTCGCCTCGGCTGGGCAATTTCTGAGACAGTCCTGGTATCACTGGTCAATCGCCCGATCGAGCAAATGCACAGATACCTCAATCCGGACCAGCGGCTGGTACTTTTCTCTGAAGACGGCACAACTCCTACAGCAGTCGCGCAATTTCTAACCGACAGTGGGTATGGATCGAGTCAATTCACCGTCTTCGAATATCTGGGTGGCTCTGCGGAGAGACGCCGGGACGACCGGGCAAATATTTGGTCGGTAAAACAATGTGGTGATTTGAATCTGATTGCGGTCGTATGCGTTGCTGATTCTCAAACGAGGCCGTTGCCGATTGTTCCGGGACTCTCCGACGATTTCTACGTAACAGACGGACAACTGACAAAACGTGAAGTCCGCGCCGCAACACTAGCGCGTTTAGCGCCGTTGCCGGGCGAACAGTTATGGGATGTAGGAGCGGGTACAGGAACGGTAGGTATCGAATGGATGCGCTCTCATCCTTCATGCTCGTGCATTGCCTTTGAAGAACGCGAAGATAGGGCCGCTAGAATTTTAATCAACGCGAAGAGACTTGGTGTGCCAACCCTAAAGGTAATCAAGGGGAGTGTGCCGTCGACTCTCAACGGATTGCAGCCGCCAGACGCTATTTTTATCGGTGGGGGAATTGGCAGAGACGGCCTGTTCCAGGCCTGCTGGGACAAACTCACCAAAGGCGGTCGGATCGTTGCGAACGCGGTTACCATCGAAAGCGAGATAGCGGTAGCAACCTGGCAGAGGTTGTACGGCGGCGAGCTTGTACGAATCCTCGTAGCTAGAGCAGAACCCGTCGGTGGCGTCCTTGGATGGCGTCATTTGATGCCAATTACTCAATGGTCGGTGGCGAAGTCATGA
- a CDS encoding precorrin-8X methylmutase, with protein MTYKKDAQAIYRESFEIIRAESDLSSFSPLLARVVVRMIHSCGMTDLPQYVSASLTATEVGEQALLAGMPILCDANMVANGITRSRLPKDNEVICTLSDPRTAELARRFETTRSAAALELWRDRLGGSIVVIGNAPTALFHLLEMLEAGAATPALIIGIPVGFVGAAESKAALETNHLNLPYLTVRGRRGGSAIAAAAVNALASEEE; from the coding sequence ATGACTTATAAGAAAGACGCCCAGGCTATCTATCGAGAATCCTTTGAGATCATCAGGGCGGAATCCGACCTATCTTCGTTCTCACCACTACTCGCACGCGTGGTAGTGCGGATGATTCACTCATGTGGGATGACAGATCTGCCGCAATATGTTTCTGCATCACTGACCGCGACTGAAGTCGGCGAGCAGGCGCTTCTAGCCGGGATGCCCATACTTTGCGATGCAAATATGGTGGCAAATGGGATCACCCGATCCAGACTTCCGAAGGACAACGAAGTGATCTGTACGCTGAGTGATCCACGTACCGCGGAACTAGCGAGGAGGTTCGAGACGACACGCAGCGCAGCGGCGCTGGAGCTTTGGCGCGACAGACTCGGCGGTTCTATTGTTGTGATCGGAAACGCGCCGACGGCTTTGTTTCACCTGCTCGAGATGCTCGAAGCAGGCGCAGCGACTCCCGCCCTCATCATCGGCATTCCTGTTGGTTTCGTCGGCGCGGCGGAGTCAAAAGCAGCTCTTGAGACTAACCACCTTAATCTTCCCTATTTGACGGTTCGAGGGCGCCGTGGTGGAAGCGCCATCGCCGCGGCTGCCGTCAACGCTCTCGCAAGTGAGGAAGAATGA
- a CDS encoding DUF899 family protein, producing the protein MTITFPGESPEYRAARNRLLDEEISLRRAMESVAIARRNLPPGGPVPEDYLFDTIDPNGNPEKIKLSQLFTPEQKSLVVYNFMFPRWSKDSRPGPTKGATADLKLEDSPCPSCTALLDSLDPTAIHFAPSGLNFVVIAKAPIERIATYARERGWKNLRLLSSAGNNFKRDYQAENSEGDQLPLMTVFHRDGDQIRLFWSSELMFAPTDPGQDPRHLGTLDTIWNIFDMTPEGRPPAWDEQIDYDCCHPHNH; encoded by the coding sequence GTGACCATCACCTTCCCCGGAGAGTCTCCCGAATACCGTGCCGCCCGCAACCGCCTCCTCGACGAAGAGATCAGTCTCCGCCGCGCCATGGAGTCCGTAGCCATCGCTCGTCGCAACCTGCCACCCGGCGGCCCCGTCCCCGAGGACTACCTCTTCGACACCATCGACCCCAACGGCAACCCCGAAAAAATAAAGCTCTCTCAACTCTTCACGCCCGAGCAGAAATCGCTGGTCGTCTACAACTTCATGTTCCCGCGCTGGAGCAAAGACTCCCGCCCCGGTCCAACCAAAGGCGCAACCGCCGACTTGAAACTCGAAGACTCCCCCTGTCCCTCCTGCACCGCCTTACTCGACTCGCTAGATCCCACCGCCATCCACTTCGCCCCCTCCGGTCTCAACTTCGTCGTCATCGCCAAAGCCCCGATCGAACGCATCGCCACCTATGCGCGCGAACGCGGCTGGAAAAACCTCCGTCTCCTCTCCTCCGCCGGCAACAACTTCAAACGCGACTACCAAGCCGAAAACTCCGAAGGCGATCAACTCCCTCTCATGACCGTCTTCCATCGCGACGGCGACCAGATCCGCCTCTTCTGGAGCTCCGAGTTGATGTTTGCTCCCACCGACCCGGGCCAGGATCCACGCCATCTCGGCACCCTCGACACAATCTGGAACATCTTCGACATGACCCCCGAAGGGCGTCCCCCGGCCTGGGACGAGCAGATCGACTACGACTGCTGCCATCCCCACAACCATTGA
- a CDS encoding precorrin-2 C(20)-methyltransferase — translation MIESTMPGKLFGVGLGPGDPELITLKALRTIRQAHVVAYPTAKHGQSNARCIVNLELTREQIEMPMIYPITTESTGHPGGYEAIIAQFYDQMAEQIAAHLLEGRDVAVLCEGDPFFYGSFMYLHDRLAHRFSTSVIPGIPSVMAAAARLGTPLVRRDSELTILPATLSEDALTARLNPHDAFAIIKLGRNFTKAKNALSRAKVSDKALYIERATMSQERIVPLSEVNSPSVPYFSLILVPDSRQSQHSDIVNSPGQVAVVGLGPGSAEWITPEAQQALAEATDLVGYQRYLDRVPLRSGQRRFGSDNKVEAERARHALSLAESGRRVCVVSSGDPGIFAMASAVLESVDQGPEVWRSLDIRIVPGVSAMQAVAARIGAPLGHDFCVLSLSDRLKPWEVIVKRLHAVASADFALAIYNPISSERKWQLAEAQAILAGYRGPETPVVLARAVGRSDEKIMITDLGRFDPGLADMQTLILVGSSTTRSLALSDHREMIYTPRTYGV, via the coding sequence ATGATCGAAAGCACTATGCCTGGAAAACTATTCGGCGTTGGACTAGGACCTGGCGATCCCGAGCTTATTACTCTCAAGGCTCTGCGTACCATCAGGCAGGCTCACGTGGTTGCTTATCCGACAGCCAAGCACGGCCAGAGTAACGCGCGTTGCATCGTAAACTTAGAGTTGACACGCGAGCAGATTGAGATGCCGATGATCTACCCAATCACGACAGAGTCGACCGGCCATCCTGGCGGGTACGAGGCAATCATCGCTCAATTTTATGACCAGATGGCTGAGCAAATCGCGGCTCATCTCCTGGAAGGTCGCGACGTTGCGGTTCTGTGTGAGGGCGACCCTTTTTTCTACGGGTCGTTTATGTACCTTCACGATAGGCTGGCTCACCGTTTTTCCACTTCGGTAATTCCTGGAATTCCATCTGTGATGGCCGCGGCAGCAAGGCTCGGCACCCCTCTCGTCAGAAGGGATTCAGAGCTAACCATACTCCCTGCAACTCTGTCGGAAGATGCTTTGACGGCTCGGCTAAATCCTCATGATGCATTTGCGATCATAAAACTTGGCCGCAACTTCACGAAGGCGAAAAACGCATTGTCACGAGCCAAGGTCTCAGATAAGGCTCTCTACATAGAGCGTGCGACGATGAGCCAGGAACGGATTGTTCCACTAAGCGAAGTGAATTCGCCAAGCGTTCCTTATTTTTCGCTCATACTTGTTCCTGATTCGAGGCAGAGCCAACACAGTGATATCGTCAATAGCCCGGGACAGGTAGCAGTTGTCGGACTAGGACCAGGCTCCGCTGAGTGGATTACGCCGGAGGCCCAGCAAGCACTCGCTGAGGCGACCGATCTGGTTGGATACCAGCGATATCTGGATCGAGTTCCACTTCGATCCGGTCAGCGTCGTTTCGGATCTGACAACAAGGTAGAGGCAGAACGCGCACGTCATGCGCTCTCTCTCGCGGAGTCTGGCAGGCGCGTATGTGTCGTTTCGTCGGGAGATCCAGGTATTTTTGCAATGGCCTCCGCAGTGTTGGAGTCGGTCGATCAGGGGCCAGAAGTATGGCGTTCTCTCGATATCCGCATTGTTCCTGGGGTATCGGCTATGCAGGCAGTAGCAGCCAGAATAGGTGCTCCTCTGGGGCACGATTTTTGTGTTCTCTCGCTATCGGATCGTTTAAAGCCCTGGGAAGTCATCGTGAAGCGGTTGCACGCTGTTGCTTCCGCTGACTTCGCCCTCGCGATTTATAACCCCATCTCTTCTGAGCGGAAGTGGCAGCTGGCGGAAGCACAGGCGATTCTTGCAGGTTACCGAGGCCCCGAGACCCCGGTTGTACTTGCGCGCGCCGTCGGCAGATCAGACGAGAAAATTATGATTACAGATCTCGGACGATTTGATCCCGGCCTAGCGGATATGCAGACGCTCATTCTTGTCGGTTCTTCAACAACTCGCAGTCTCGCCCTGTCGGATCATCGGGAGATGATCTACACTCCGCGAACCTATGGGGTTTGA
- a CDS encoding glycosyltransferase produces MTQALHYTLTLSAWFIALLWIWKALTSAIGLRRIPDLTAPERNLTPPTNPSITVIVPARNEEKNIGACLNSLLQQDHPNLHLIAIDDRSTDSTGAILNTLATQHPDKLTALHLTELPTGWLGKTHAMAYAARHTISLHHPNYLLFTDADILFRPETLRLALAQAVATQADHFVLLPTTLSKSAGEGMLLSYLQVMSLWAVRPWRISDPKALRDAVGVGAFNLVCTTVYQQLGGFEALRMEIVEDLALGTRIKRQGFRQQVATGPGLVRVHWASGVSGILNGMTKNFFAIFRYNPVLALLASLWTTIFCIVPVVFLALPQTRTPAILTLLSVALLYVLSSRQSKVSPWYAVFFPISATLIVYSIIRSMITTLKNGGVTWRGTFYPLSELRKKPHLTSPQS; encoded by the coding sequence GTGACCCAAGCACTCCACTACACCCTTACCCTTTCCGCCTGGTTCATTGCACTCCTGTGGATATGGAAGGCCCTCACCTCGGCCATCGGTCTCCGCCGCATCCCAGACCTCACAGCGCCCGAACGCAATCTAACCCCGCCCACCAATCCATCCATCACCGTCATCGTTCCCGCTCGCAATGAAGAGAAAAATATCGGCGCATGCCTCAACTCTCTTCTCCAGCAGGACCACCCCAACCTCCACCTCATCGCCATCGACGACCGCTCCACCGACTCCACCGGCGCAATCCTCAACACCCTCGCCACCCAACACCCAGACAAGCTCACCGCACTTCACCTCACCGAACTCCCCACCGGCTGGCTCGGCAAAACCCACGCCATGGCCTACGCCGCTCGCCACACCATCTCCCTCCACCACCCCAACTATCTCCTCTTCACCGACGCCGACATCCTCTTCCGCCCCGAGACCCTCCGCCTCGCGCTCGCCCAAGCCGTCGCCACCCAGGCCGACCACTTCGTCCTCCTCCCCACCACCCTCAGCAAATCCGCAGGCGAGGGCATGCTCCTCAGCTACCTTCAAGTCATGAGCCTCTGGGCCGTCCGCCCCTGGCGCATCTCCGACCCCAAAGCCCTCCGCGACGCAGTAGGAGTAGGCGCGTTCAACCTAGTCTGCACCACTGTCTATCAGCAGCTAGGCGGCTTCGAAGCCCTCCGCATGGAGATCGTCGAAGACCTCGCCCTTGGCACCCGAATCAAGCGCCAGGGCTTCCGTCAGCAAGTCGCCACCGGCCCCGGACTGGTCCGCGTTCACTGGGCCAGCGGCGTCTCCGGCATCCTCAACGGCATGACCAAAAACTTCTTCGCCATCTTCCGCTACAACCCCGTCCTCGCTCTCCTCGCCAGCCTCTGGACCACCATCTTCTGCATAGTCCCGGTCGTCTTCCTTGCCCTTCCACAAACTCGCACTCCAGCCATCCTTACCCTCCTCTCCGTAGCACTTCTCTACGTCCTCTCCAGCCGCCAAAGCAAAGTCTCTCCCTGGTACGCAGTCTTCTTTCCCATCAGCGCCACCCTCATCGTCTATTCGATCATTCGCTCGATGATCACAACGCTAAAGAACGGCGGTGTCACGTGGCGTGGCACCTTCTACCCACTCTCGGAGCTACGCAAGAAACCTCACCTCACCAGCCCCCAGAGCTAG